In the genome of Massilia sp. PAMC28688, one region contains:
- the ahpC gene encoding alkyl hydroperoxide reductase subunit C: MSLINTQVPAFKTQAFHNGKFVEVSNETMKGKWSVIIFMPAAFTFNCPTEVEDAADNYAEFQKAGAEVYIVTTDTHFSHKVWHETSPAVGKAQFPLVGDPTHALSRGFGVHIEEEGLALRGTFIVNPEGQIKTLEIHDNAIARDVKETLRKLKAAQFVAANPGQVCPAKWNEGAKTLTPSLDLVGKI; this comes from the coding sequence ATGTCACTGATCAATACCCAAGTACCAGCATTCAAAACGCAAGCCTTCCACAACGGCAAATTCGTTGAGGTTTCGAACGAAACGATGAAGGGCAAATGGTCGGTCATCATTTTCATGCCAGCAGCCTTTACTTTCAACTGCCCGACCGAAGTGGAAGATGCTGCTGACAACTACGCCGAATTCCAGAAAGCCGGCGCCGAAGTCTACATCGTCACCACCGACACCCACTTCTCGCACAAGGTATGGCACGAGACCTCGCCGGCTGTCGGCAAGGCCCAGTTCCCGCTGGTTGGCGACCCAACCCACGCTCTGTCGCGCGGCTTTGGCGTGCACATCGAGGAAGAAGGCCTGGCCCTGCGCGGCACCTTCATCGTCAATCCGGAAGGCCAGATCAAGACCCTGGAAATCCACGACAACGCCATCGCGCGTGATGTCAAGGAAACGCTGCGCAAGCTCAAAGCTGCCCAGTTCGTCGCCGCCAACCCAGGCCAGGTATGCCCTGCCAAGTGGAATGAAGGCGCCAAGACGCTGACCCCATCGCTGGACCTGGTCGGCAAGATCTAA
- a CDS encoding type II toxin-antitoxin system RelE/ParE family toxin, whose protein sequence is MSYHVVFAPEAEEHLVSLYQYVAAASSPDIASRYAEAIVSYCESLCTFPNRGTARDNIRMGLRITNYKKRVVIAYAVDGETISIIGIFYGGGDYESILHPASDKGPES, encoded by the coding sequence ATGAGCTATCATGTTGTCTTCGCTCCCGAGGCCGAAGAACATCTTGTCTCACTGTATCAATACGTCGCCGCAGCATCGTCGCCCGACATCGCATCACGGTATGCCGAAGCAATTGTGAGCTATTGCGAGAGCCTGTGTACCTTCCCCAATCGCGGAACTGCGCGCGATAATATACGTATGGGGCTGCGAATAACTAATTACAAAAAACGTGTGGTGATCGCATACGCCGTGGACGGTGAGACAATTTCGATTATCGGCATCTTTTACGGTGGAGGAGACTATGAGTCAATCTTGCACCCTGCATCAGACAAAGGGCCGGAGTCGTAA
- a CDS encoding type II toxin-antitoxin system ParD family antitoxin codes for MGATRQLSITLPPDLADAVEEMVRAGQYASESEMVHDGLRILLARDVAVETWLLEEVGPAYDALKNDPGRALSVDQVRARLAAEDTKTR; via the coding sequence ATGGGAGCAACACGGCAACTAAGTATCACCTTGCCACCAGATCTGGCCGATGCTGTCGAAGAAATGGTCCGAGCCGGACAGTACGCGTCGGAAAGCGAAATGGTGCACGACGGATTGCGTATTCTCTTGGCACGCGACGTGGCCGTTGAAACCTGGCTGCTCGAAGAGGTCGGGCCGGCGTATGACGCGCTGAAGAATGATCCGGGCAGGGCGCTTTCGGTCGACCAGGTTCGCGCCCGCCTTGCTGCAGAGGACACCAAGACCCGATGA
- a CDS encoding MFS transporter — MAITSGTTAGGAKVAPASKDLTKEEKKVILASSLGTVFEWYDFYLYGTLAAIIAKQFFVGDPTTTFIFALLAFAAGFIVRPFGALVFGRLGDMIGRKYTFLITILLMGASTFIVGLLPNYETIGIAAPIILVTLRICQGLALGGEYGGAATYVAEHAPEGKRGFFTSWIQTTATVGLLLSIVVITLTRTALGESEFEAWGWRVPFLVSVLLLGISVWIRLSMEESPAFAKMKAEGKTSKAPLTESFLKAKNAKIVLLALIGLTMGQAVVWYTGQFYALFFLTQTLKVDLLTANILIGIALILATPFFIVFGILSDKIGRKWIILGGCLIAALTFFPIFKGLTHFANPALESALKNSPVTVVADPATCNFQFKLTGTEKFPSSCDVAKSMLTASSVSYTAVDAPAGSLAKIMIGDKELSSFEAVMTADGLNFDDASKAREAAFKKEVADAIKAAGYPAKADPDAINKPMVVALLFILVLYVTMVYGPIAAMLVEMFPTKIRYTSMSLPYHIGNGWFGGLLPTTAFALVAFKGDIYYGLWYPIIIALATVVIGALFVKETKDNDIYAAD, encoded by the coding sequence ATGGCTATAACATCAGGCACCACCGCCGGCGGCGCGAAGGTGGCCCCGGCATCGAAGGACCTGACCAAGGAAGAAAAGAAGGTCATCCTTGCTTCCTCGCTCGGCACCGTGTTCGAGTGGTACGACTTCTACCTGTACGGTACGCTCGCAGCGATCATCGCCAAACAGTTTTTTGTCGGTGATCCGACCACCACCTTCATCTTTGCCCTGCTCGCGTTTGCCGCCGGCTTCATTGTGCGTCCATTCGGCGCCCTCGTGTTTGGCCGGCTTGGCGACATGATCGGCCGCAAATACACCTTCCTGATCACCATCTTGCTGATGGGCGCCTCGACCTTTATCGTCGGCCTGCTGCCCAACTATGAAACGATCGGCATCGCGGCACCTATCATCCTGGTGACGCTGCGCATCTGCCAGGGCCTGGCGTTGGGCGGTGAATACGGCGGTGCGGCAACCTATGTGGCAGAACACGCGCCCGAAGGCAAGCGCGGCTTCTTCACGTCCTGGATCCAGACCACCGCCACCGTCGGCTTGCTGCTGTCAATCGTGGTCATCACCCTGACCCGCACCGCCCTGGGCGAATCCGAGTTCGAAGCCTGGGGCTGGCGCGTGCCATTCCTGGTGTCGGTCCTGCTGCTGGGCATTTCCGTGTGGATCCGCCTGTCGATGGAAGAGTCGCCGGCATTTGCCAAGATGAAGGCGGAAGGCAAGACGTCCAAGGCACCGCTGACGGAATCGTTTCTGAAGGCAAAGAATGCGAAGATTGTGCTGCTGGCCCTGATCGGCCTGACCATGGGCCAGGCAGTGGTCTGGTACACGGGCCAGTTCTACGCCCTGTTCTTCCTGACCCAGACGCTCAAGGTTGACCTGCTCACGGCGAACATCTTGATCGGCATCGCCCTCATTCTGGCCACGCCTTTCTTCATCGTCTTCGGCATCTTGTCGGACAAGATTGGCCGCAAGTGGATCATCCTCGGCGGTTGCCTGATTGCGGCGCTGACCTTCTTTCCCATCTTCAAGGGCCTGACCCACTTTGCCAACCCTGCGCTGGAATCGGCACTGAAGAATTCCCCAGTGACAGTGGTAGCCGATCCCGCAACCTGCAACTTCCAGTTCAAGCTGACAGGCACGGAAAAGTTCCCATCTTCCTGCGACGTTGCCAAGAGCATGCTCACGGCTTCGTCGGTCAGCTACACGGCGGTGGATGCGCCAGCCGGATCGCTTGCCAAGATCATGATCGGCGACAAGGAACTGAGCTCGTTTGAAGCCGTCATGACGGCCGACGGCCTCAATTTCGACGATGCCAGCAAGGCGCGCGAAGCGGCATTCAAGAAGGAAGTGGCGGACGCGATCAAGGCTGCCGGCTACCCTGCCAAGGCCGATCCGGACGCCATCAACAAGCCGATGGTCGTGGCGCTGCTGTTCATCCTGGTGCTGTACGTGACGATGGTGTACGGCCCGATTGCCGCCATGCTGGTGGAAATGTTCCCGACCAAGATCCGCTATACCTCCATGTCCCTGCCCTACCATATCGGTAACGGCTGGTTCGGCGGCCTGCTGCCGACGACGGCCTTTGCGCTGGTCGCGTTCAAGGGCGACATCTACTACGGCCTGTGGTATCCGATCATCATTGCCCTGGCTACCGTGGTCATTGGTGCCCTGTTCGTGAAGGAAACCAAGGACAACGATATTTACGCCGCTGACTAG
- a CDS encoding S9 family peptidase has product MISRLFILSAAALAVGSAYAAPRGFTAEDLVRLERVGSPALSPDASSLVYTVRSTNMEKNKGNTQLYLLDVRKENAQPVRLTQGDASSTDPEWSPKGDAIYFLSARSGSNQVWRQPIGGGEAVRVTDLPLDVETFRLSPTGERIALSMAVFRDCPDLACSKTRAAAANTNKATGKVYDRMFVRHWDTWADGRNGVLFSAPLDASGRVSGTPVSLSGSLDGNVPSKPFGDREDYRFSPDGQSIVFSVRIAGKSEPWSTNFDVYQVPAAGGAAPRNLTAENKAWDAKAAFSPDGKTLAYLAMKRPGFEADRFQLVFMDVATGKKRNIAAGWDRSIGEFRWSSDGKTILATADDLGQHRLFAIDAAGGKVKALTDKGYVGGFDVQGDTVVMSKANLASPAQLYRTSLAGGDAVQITDLNAEALKDVKFGEYEQFSFKGARGETVYGHVMKPWNAVAGEKYPVAFIIHGGPQGSFGNSWSYRWNPQTYAGAGYASVFIDFHGSTGYGQKFTDSITGDWGGKPLEDLKKGLAAATKKYPWLDRERSCALGASYGGYMVNWIAGNWSDGFRCLVNHDGIFDTRGMAYATEELWFTEWENGGTYYDNPAAYEKYNPVHHVKKWKTPMLVIQGDLDYRVPTTQALGTFSALQRRGIDSQLIVFPDENHWVLKPANSLQWHKVVKAWLDTHLKAK; this is encoded by the coding sequence ATGATTTCACGTCTGTTCATACTGAGCGCCGCGGCATTAGCGGTTGGCAGCGCCTATGCGGCGCCACGCGGCTTTACCGCGGAAGACCTGGTGCGCCTGGAGCGCGTTGGCAGCCCGGCCCTGTCGCCGGATGCATCGAGCCTGGTGTACACGGTGCGCAGCACCAACATGGAAAAGAACAAGGGCAACACTCAGCTCTACCTGCTCGATGTGCGCAAGGAGAATGCCCAGCCGGTGCGCCTGACCCAGGGCGACGCCAGCAGTACCGATCCGGAATGGTCGCCCAAGGGCGATGCGATCTACTTCCTGTCGGCACGCTCCGGTTCCAACCAGGTCTGGCGCCAGCCCATCGGTGGCGGCGAAGCCGTGCGCGTGACCGACCTGCCGCTCGATGTGGAAACCTTCCGCCTGTCGCCAACGGGCGAGCGCATCGCCCTGTCGATGGCCGTGTTCCGCGACTGCCCGGACCTGGCTTGCAGCAAGACGCGCGCGGCGGCCGCCAACACCAACAAGGCCACCGGCAAGGTGTACGACCGCATGTTCGTGCGGCATTGGGACACCTGGGCAGACGGGCGCAACGGCGTGCTGTTTTCGGCCCCGCTCGATGCCAGCGGCCGCGTGAGCGGCACGCCGGTCAGCCTGTCCGGCAGCCTGGACGGCAATGTGCCATCGAAGCCTTTTGGCGACCGCGAAGACTATCGTTTCAGCCCGGATGGCCAATCCATCGTGTTCTCGGTGCGTATTGCCGGCAAGTCGGAACCGTGGTCCACCAACTTTGATGTGTACCAGGTCCCGGCCGCCGGCGGCGCCGCACCGCGCAATCTGACGGCCGAGAACAAGGCGTGGGATGCCAAGGCCGCCTTTTCGCCAGATGGCAAGACGCTCGCCTACCTTGCCATGAAGCGTCCCGGCTTTGAAGCCGACCGTTTCCAGCTGGTGTTCATGGATGTCGCGACCGGCAAGAAGCGCAATATTGCTGCAGGCTGGGATCGCTCTATCGGCGAGTTCCGCTGGAGTTCGGACGGCAAGACCATCCTGGCCACTGCCGACGACCTGGGCCAGCACCGCCTGTTTGCCATTGACGCGGCCGGCGGCAAGGTCAAGGCACTGACCGACAAGGGCTATGTCGGCGGCTTCGATGTCCAGGGCGATACCGTCGTCATGTCCAAGGCCAACCTGGCGTCGCCTGCGCAGCTGTACAGGACCAGCCTGGCCGGCGGCGACGCCGTGCAAATCACCGACCTCAATGCCGAAGCGCTCAAGGACGTGAAATTTGGCGAGTACGAGCAGTTCTCGTTCAAGGGCGCCCGGGGCGAGACCGTGTACGGCCACGTCATGAAGCCGTGGAATGCGGTGGCAGGCGAGAAGTATCCCGTGGCATTCATCATCCATGGCGGCCCGCAGGGCAGCTTCGGCAACTCGTGGAGCTACCGCTGGAATCCCCAGACCTACGCCGGTGCCGGCTACGCCAGCGTGTTCATCGACTTCCACGGTTCGACCGGTTACGGCCAGAAGTTCACCGACTCCATCACCGGTGACTGGGGCGGCAAGCCGCTGGAAGACTTGAAAAAAGGCCTGGCGGCAGCGACCAAAAAATATCCATGGCTTGACCGCGAGCGCAGCTGCGCACTGGGCGCCTCGTATGGCGGCTACATGGTGAACTGGATTGCCGGTAACTGGAGCGACGGCTTCCGCTGCCTGGTCAACCACGACGGCATCTTCGATACGCGCGGCATGGCGTATGCAACGGAAGAGCTGTGGTTTACCGAGTGGGAAAACGGCGGTACCTACTACGACAACCCGGCAGCTTACGAGAAGTACAATCCGGTTCATCACGTCAAGAAGTGGAAGACGCCAATGCTGGTCATCCAGGGCGACCTCGATTACCGCGTGCCGACCACCCAGGCGCTCGGCACCTTCTCGGCGCTGCAGCGGCGTGGCATTGACAGCCAGCTGATCGTGTTCCCGGACGAGAACCACTGGGTGCTCAAGCCAGCCAATTCCTTGCAGTGGCACAAGGTCGTCAAGGCTTGGCTCGATACGCATCTCAAAGCGAAGTAA
- the ahpF gene encoding alkyl hydroperoxide reductase subunit F: MLDATLKTQLQAYLQNLRTPIMLIATLDDSAKSAELRELLAEIASLSDKVSIDESGTDVRAPSFVIARQGETRGVRFAAIPLGHEFTSLVLALLWTGGHPPKVAPEIIEQIKSLDAANFEVYMSLSCHNCPDVVQAAALMAIFNPNIDTVIIDGGMYQNEVETRQVMAVPMVFKDDVLFGSGRMTLEEIVAKLDVNSADRDAAKLNEKAPYDVLIVGGGPAGAAAAVYAARKGIRVGIAADRFGGQTNDTMAIENYISVLETDGPKFALALEAQVRHYDVDIMNLQRASRIVPAAAPGGMVSVHMENGGVLRSRSVIISTGARWRNVNVPGEAEYKNKGVAYCPHCDGPLFKGKRVAVIGGGNSGIEAAIDLAGIVQHVTVIEFADVLKADAVLVKKLKSLPNVDIHVNAQTTEITGDGQKVNGISYRDRVSEQVHHVALEGVFVQIGLVPNTEFLKGTLELNKFGEIMIDAKCHTNLPGVFAAGDVTTVPYKQIVIAAGEGSKAALSAFDYLIRQPVTEPAAVQEEAVTA; encoded by the coding sequence ATGCTCGACGCTACCCTCAAAACCCAGTTGCAGGCTTACCTGCAAAACCTGCGCACCCCGATCATGCTGATCGCGACGCTTGACGACAGCGCGAAGAGCGCGGAACTGCGTGAGCTGCTTGCCGAGATTGCCAGCCTGTCCGATAAAGTCAGCATTGACGAGTCCGGCACGGACGTCCGCGCCCCATCGTTTGTGATTGCCCGCCAGGGCGAAACGCGCGGCGTACGCTTCGCAGCCATCCCGCTGGGACACGAATTTACCTCGCTGGTGCTGGCCCTGCTGTGGACCGGTGGCCACCCGCCCAAGGTCGCGCCCGAAATCATCGAGCAGATTAAGTCGCTCGACGCCGCCAACTTTGAAGTCTATATGTCCCTGTCCTGCCATAACTGCCCGGACGTGGTCCAGGCTGCGGCGCTCATGGCCATTTTCAACCCCAATATTGATACCGTCATCATCGATGGCGGCATGTACCAGAATGAAGTGGAAACGCGCCAGGTGATGGCGGTGCCGATGGTGTTCAAGGACGACGTACTGTTCGGATCGGGCCGCATGACGCTGGAAGAAATCGTGGCCAAGCTTGACGTCAATTCGGCCGACCGCGATGCCGCCAAGCTCAACGAAAAGGCGCCATATGACGTGCTGATCGTCGGTGGCGGACCTGCCGGCGCGGCCGCTGCCGTGTATGCGGCGCGCAAGGGCATCCGCGTGGGTATTGCGGCGGACCGCTTCGGCGGCCAGACCAATGACACCATGGCCATCGAAAACTATATTTCCGTACTCGAGACCGACGGCCCCAAGTTTGCGCTCGCGCTCGAAGCGCAGGTGCGCCACTACGATGTAGACATCATGAACCTGCAGCGGGCCTCGCGCATTGTGCCGGCGGCAGCGCCTGGCGGCATGGTGTCGGTGCACATGGAAAATGGCGGCGTGCTGCGCTCGCGCAGTGTCATCATTTCCACCGGCGCGCGCTGGCGCAATGTGAATGTGCCGGGCGAGGCCGAGTACAAGAACAAGGGCGTGGCTTACTGCCCGCACTGCGACGGCCCGCTGTTTAAGGGCAAGCGCGTAGCTGTCATTGGCGGGGGCAATTCCGGCATCGAAGCGGCAATTGACCTCGCTGGCATCGTCCAGCATGTGACGGTGATCGAATTTGCCGATGTGCTCAAGGCAGATGCGGTGCTGGTCAAGAAGCTCAAAAGCCTGCCCAATGTCGACATCCACGTCAATGCGCAGACCACCGAAATCACGGGCGACGGCCAGAAGGTCAATGGCATCAGCTACCGTGACCGCGTCAGCGAGCAGGTCCACCATGTGGCGCTGGAAGGCGTGTTTGTCCAGATCGGGCTGGTGCCGAACACCGAGTTCCTCAAAGGGACGCTGGAGCTTAACAAGTTTGGCGAGATCATGATCGACGCCAAGTGCCACACGAATTTGCCGGGCGTGTTTGCTGCAGGCGACGTGACGACCGTGCCGTACAAGCAAATCGTGATTGCGGCCGGTGAGGGATCGAAAGCTGCGCTGAGCGCGTTTGACTACCTGATCCGGCAGCCGGTCACCGAGCCTGCGGCAGTCCAGGAAGAAGCCGTCACGGCGTAA
- a CDS encoding acetyl-CoA C-acyltransferase translates to MTDAVIVSTARTGLAKSWKGAFNMTHGATLGGHALQAAIARANIDAGEIEDVIMGCANPEGATGANIARQIALRGGCPVTTGGMTINRFCSSGLQTIATAAQRIIAGEGDIYAAGGVESISCVQQEMNTHMLADPWLKEHKPEIYWPMLQTAEMVAKRYNIGRDRQDEYGVQSQQRAAAAQAAGLFNAEIVPMTTIMGVADKESGMLLTREVTISADEGIRADTTLEGVSKIRTAIPGGVISAGNASQFSDGASVAVLMSDKVAQAKGLQPLGIFRGFAVAGCEPDEMGIGPVFAIPKLLKKAGLSVDDIGLWELNEAFAVQVLYCADKLGIPMDRLNVNGGAIAVGHPYGVSGARLVGHALIEGKRRGVKYVVATMCIGGGQGAAGLFEVV, encoded by the coding sequence ATGACCGACGCAGTCATCGTATCGACCGCCCGCACGGGCCTGGCCAAATCGTGGAAGGGTGCCTTCAACATGACCCACGGCGCCACCCTCGGCGGCCACGCATTGCAGGCGGCCATTGCGCGCGCCAATATCGACGCCGGCGAGATCGAAGATGTGATCATGGGCTGCGCCAATCCTGAAGGTGCCACCGGTGCCAACATCGCGCGCCAGATCGCCCTGCGCGGCGGCTGCCCGGTCACCACCGGCGGCATGACCATCAACCGATTCTGCTCGTCCGGCCTGCAGACCATTGCCACCGCGGCCCAGCGCATCATTGCGGGCGAGGGCGACATTTACGCCGCCGGCGGCGTGGAATCGATCTCCTGCGTGCAGCAGGAAATGAATACCCACATGCTGGCCGATCCATGGCTCAAGGAACACAAGCCGGAAATCTACTGGCCCATGCTGCAGACGGCCGAAATGGTCGCCAAGCGCTACAACATTGGCCGCGACCGCCAGGATGAATATGGCGTGCAGAGCCAGCAGCGCGCAGCAGCGGCCCAGGCCGCGGGCCTGTTCAACGCCGAGATCGTGCCCATGACCACCATCATGGGCGTGGCCGACAAGGAATCGGGCATGCTGCTCACGCGCGAAGTGACCATCTCGGCTGACGAAGGCATTCGCGCCGATACCACCCTCGAAGGGGTATCGAAGATCCGCACCGCCATTCCCGGCGGCGTGATCAGCGCCGGCAATGCCAGCCAGTTCTCGGACGGCGCCTCGGTTGCCGTTCTCATGAGCGACAAGGTAGCGCAAGCCAAGGGCTTGCAGCCGCTCGGCATCTTCCGCGGCTTTGCCGTGGCCGGCTGCGAGCCGGACGAAATGGGCATCGGCCCCGTCTTCGCCATTCCCAAGCTGCTCAAGAAAGCCGGCCTGTCGGTGGACGACATCGGCCTGTGGGAACTCAATGAAGCGTTTGCCGTGCAGGTGCTGTACTGCGCCGACAAGCTGGGCATCCCGATGGACCGCCTGAACGTGAATGGCGGCGCGATTGCCGTAGGCCATCCGTACGGTGTGTCGGGTGCGCGCCTGGTGGGCCACGCCCTCATCGAAGGCAAGCGCCGTGGTGTCAAGTACGTGGTTGCCACCATGTGTATCGGCGGCGGCCAGGGCGCTGCCGGCCTGTTCGAAGTCGTCTAA
- a CDS encoding acyl-CoA dehydrogenase: MQSKILSRRDIEFLLYEWLDVEALTARARFQDHSRETFNAAIDTAEQIATDLFAPHNKKNDNHEPQFDGETVAIIPEVKTALDAFSAAGLMAAGQDYEFDGMQLPYVVDKALSAYFTAANVATAAYIFLTVGNANTLLKCATPRQVERFVRPLLAGQFFGTMCLSEPQAGSSLSDITTRAEPDPVEGPEGERQYRLTGNKMWISAGEHELAGNIVHLVLAKIPGPDGRLIPGVKGISLFIVPKYIVDEDGSIGERNDVVLAGLNHKMGNRGTTNCLLNFGEGRHKPGGRAGAIGYLVGEPHQGLRNMFHMMNEARIGVGLGAAVLGVTGYLHALDYARSRPQGRHPAEKDPVKPQLPIIEHTDVRRMLLAQKAYVEGAMALVMYSARLVDEANTAPEAEARAHAGRLLDFLTPISKSWPSQWCVEANSLAIQVHGGYGYTREYNVEQFYRDNRLNAIHEGTHGIHGLDLLGRKVSIQDGALFKSVSGEIAASVTRARQDGNAELAGFAGELEAQWQRIAQVTAQLYGAGDMNKTLANASVYLEAVGHAVVAWLWLEQAMVASKALAGAARDDEPFYQGKLQACRYFYRWELPKITPQLDLLASIDTTTLDMQDAWF; encoded by the coding sequence ATGCAATCGAAAATACTGTCGCGCCGCGACATCGAATTCCTATTGTATGAATGGCTGGATGTGGAGGCGCTGACCGCCAGGGCGCGTTTCCAGGACCACAGCCGCGAAACCTTCAACGCTGCCATTGATACCGCAGAACAGATCGCCACCGACCTGTTTGCGCCGCACAATAAAAAGAACGACAATCACGAGCCGCAATTCGATGGCGAAACAGTCGCCATCATCCCGGAAGTAAAAACCGCGCTCGATGCCTTTTCCGCCGCCGGGCTCATGGCCGCCGGTCAGGATTATGAATTCGACGGCATGCAGTTGCCCTACGTGGTCGACAAGGCGCTGTCGGCCTACTTTACGGCTGCCAATGTGGCCACCGCGGCCTACATCTTCCTGACCGTCGGCAATGCCAATACCCTGCTCAAGTGCGCCACGCCGCGCCAGGTGGAGCGCTTCGTGCGTCCGCTGCTGGCGGGACAGTTCTTTGGCACCATGTGCCTGTCCGAGCCGCAGGCGGGCTCCAGCCTGTCTGACATCACCACCCGCGCCGAGCCCGATCCTGTCGAAGGCCCGGAAGGCGAGCGCCAGTACCGCCTGACCGGCAACAAGATGTGGATTTCGGCCGGCGAACACGAGCTGGCCGGCAATATCGTCCACCTCGTGCTGGCCAAGATTCCCGGCCCGGACGGACGCCTCATCCCCGGTGTCAAAGGCATTTCCCTGTTCATCGTGCCCAAGTACATCGTCGATGAAGATGGCAGCATTGGCGAGCGCAACGACGTCGTGCTGGCGGGACTCAATCACAAGATGGGCAACCGCGGCACCACCAATTGCCTGCTCAATTTTGGCGAAGGGCGCCACAAGCCTGGCGGCCGCGCCGGTGCCATTGGCTACCTGGTGGGTGAACCGCACCAGGGCTTGCGCAACATGTTCCACATGATGAATGAAGCGCGCATAGGCGTGGGCCTGGGAGCGGCCGTGCTGGGCGTGACCGGCTACCTGCATGCGCTCGATTATGCCCGCAGCCGTCCGCAGGGGCGTCACCCGGCCGAGAAGGATCCCGTCAAGCCGCAGCTGCCCATCATCGAACATACCGATGTGCGGCGCATGCTGCTGGCGCAAAAGGCGTACGTGGAAGGGGCCATGGCGCTGGTCATGTATTCGGCCAGGCTGGTCGATGAGGCCAACACCGCGCCCGAGGCCGAGGCGCGCGCCCACGCCGGGCGTCTGCTGGACTTTCTCACGCCCATTTCCAAGTCGTGGCCCTCGCAGTGGTGCGTGGAGGCAAACAGCCTGGCCATCCAGGTCCATGGCGGCTACGGCTACACGCGTGAATACAATGTGGAGCAGTTCTATCGCGACAACCGCCTCAATGCCATCCATGAAGGCACGCACGGCATCCACGGCCTTGACCTGCTGGGACGCAAAGTCTCGATCCAGGACGGCGCCCTGTTCAAGTCCGTGTCTGGGGAGATTGCGGCCAGCGTCACCAGGGCGCGCCAGGACGGCAACGCCGAGCTGGCAGGGTTCGCCGGCGAGCTGGAAGCGCAATGGCAGCGCATCGCCCAGGTCACGGCCCAGCTGTACGGCGCCGGCGACATGAACAAGACCCTGGCCAACGCCAGCGTCTATCTGGAAGCGGTGGGCCATGCCGTGGTGGCATGGCTGTGGCTGGAGCAAGCCATGGTGGCGAGTAAGGCACTGGCCGGCGCTGCCCGCGACGACGAGCCGTTCTACCAGGGCAAGCTGCAGGCCTGCCGCTATTTCTACCGCTGGGAACTGCCCAAAATTACCCCGCAGCTGGACCTGCTGGCCAGTATCGACACCACCACGCTCGACATGCAGGATGCGTGGTTTTAA